The following coding sequences lie in one Lolium perenne isolate Kyuss_39 chromosome 2, Kyuss_2.0, whole genome shotgun sequence genomic window:
- the LOC139835483 gene encoding uncharacterized protein has translation MAEFTHIIHAEVDGDRQLFSTQLARAVRDLGLPSPYCRGRQLANGRWEIEANIRGRAIAPYTEDTIIMKEYPSWNIGADMAMQEALSRFCYQYHGNFPPNSSFRHFGRCDLNGHPSRTQGDRSHLPMCRLQHEDMECHLWDVKEMLRLETEKNVASTVVMNQLQGELATSNQANHVMETALNTRDAEITEKDAQIAALNMPPRRARTGGNNTGNNNPNPDVQLLINAQAQLMQTMNQFIANQNQNNNNHHNNNNNPPPGVDMLTRFLRLRPAKFSTAPEPIIALDWLRAVDKDLVTVGCTEAEKVRFAAHLLEGPAASWWDNYQITHPIAGITWEMFQEGFRTAHVSTGVMTLKRREFRNLRQNHRTVAEYIEEFSNLARYAPEDVDTDAKRKERFLDGLHDDLAVQLSIVHIPDFQTLLDKATILEGKQKQAENRKRKHSNNHNNSAPHQRTRTFHDGNGNSGQHKHGGSGHNHHGGNGHQHKGGNGHHHNGQKRLHHNSGRGNGHNNGDNNGRNRSNNFTGRDISQVECFKCRKTGHYANDCPEKKDVNAKPTPFQKGHVNHVNVEEVYEEPDAVIGSFLLNNFPALVLFDTGASHSFISRVFVDRNKIPTSTINRPIKINSPGGEMIATYGCPHLTLEIGAHSFPTSLIVLESQGLDIILGMNWMTEYEGVIDCANRAIMLTTPEKKRIRFKSTFELKGSNINSLKGVSIEDVRIVRDYPDVFPEELPGMPPDRDVEFLIELMPGTGPIAKRPYKMDVEELKELKKQLREQLQKEQDIPKTAFTTRYGLYEYTVMPFGLTNAPAYFMTMMNKVFLEYLDKFVVVFIDDILIYSKDEDEHEKHLRLIMEKLREHKLYAKFSKCEFWLNKVGFLGHIVSAEGVAVDPSKVAAVTEWESPKNAGEIRSFLGLAGYYRRFIENFSKIAKPMTELLKKEKKFTWTDECEASFQELKQRLVSAPVLCLPDIQKDFQVYCDASRQGLGSVLMQDGRVVSYASRQLKHHERNYPTHDLELASVVHALKVWRHYLMGKHCEVFTDHKSLKYIFTQKELNMRQRRWLELIKDYDMDLQYHPGKLGTRLEFSTAFHPQTDGQTERVNQILEDMLRACALDYGSSWDENLPYAEFSYNNSYQSSIEMAPFQALYGRKCRTPLLWDGVGERSFFGPDVIKEAEEKVRLIRDRLKVAQSRQKSYADSNRREVTYEVGDRAYLRVSPLRGIKRFGIKGKLAPRFIGPYKILSRKGEVAYELELPEALSAVHNVFHVSQLKKCHPEMAATPLRDTIPLDEVQLESDLTYEEKPVKILDTAERFTRTKTIRFCKVQWNHHSEEEATWEREDDLREDHPHLFASHFESRGRDSS, from the exons ATGGCAGAGTTCACCCACATCATTCATGCCGAAGTCGACGGAGATCGTCAGCTGTTCAGCACGCAACTAGCTCGCGCTGTGAGGGATTTGGGCCTCCCATCGCCCTACTGTAGAGGAAGACAGCTGGCTAATGGAAGGTGGGAAATAGAGGCCAACATCCGTGGACGTGCCATAGCACCTTACACGGAGGACACCATCATCATGAAGGAATACCCCAGCTGGAACATAGGCGCGGACATGGCGATGCAGGAGGCATTGTCCCGTTTTTGCTATCAATATCATGGCAACTTTCCGCCGAACTCGTCTTTTCGCCACTTTGGAAGGTGCGACCTGAATGGACACCCCTCGAGGACCCAGGGCGATAGATCTCACCTGCCCATGTGCCGCCTTCAGCATGAAGACATGGAGTGCCACCTGTGGGATGTGAAGGAAATGTTGAGGTTGGAGACCGAGAAGAATGTCGCATCAACCGTGGTGATGAATCAGCTCCAGGGAGAATTAGCTACCTCAAACCAAGCCAACCATGTCATGGAGACTGCCCTCAACACGAGAGATGCTGAGATCACAGAGAAGGATGCACAGATCGCTGCACTGAAT ATGCCTCCTCGACGTGCACGGACCGGTGGCAACAACACTGGGAACAACAACCCCAATCCTGATGTGCAACTGCTGATCAACGCACAGGCACAGCTCATGCAGACAATGAATCAGTTCATAGCGAACCAGAACCAGAACAAtaacaaccaccacaacaacaacaataatccACCTCCAGGGGTAGACATGCTCACAAGGTTCCTGAGGTTGAGGCCTGCCAAGTTTTCCACTGCACCTGAGCCAATAATAGCATTGGACTGGCTGCGTGCTGTGGACAAGGATCTAGTGACAGTCGGATGTACTGAAGCTGAGAAGGTGAGGTTTGCTGCTCACTTGCTTGAAGGACCAgctgcatcatggtgggataattaTCAGATAACCCACCCCATTGCCGGTATCACCTGGGAGATGTTTCAAGAAGGGTTTCGCACAGCTCATGTTTCAACTGGAGTTAtgaccttgaagagaagggagttCCGAAACCTGCGCCAGAACCACCGCACTGTGGCCGAGTACATAGAGGAGTTCAGCAACTTGGCGCGCTATGCACCGGAAGATGTGGATACTGAtgcaaagaggaaggagagattcctggatGGTTTGCATGATGATCTTGCTGTTCAATTGTCCATTGTGCATATTCCTGATTTTCAGACACTGTTGGACAAAGCAACAATTCTTGAGGGAAAGCAGAAGCAAGCTGAGAACCGCAAGAGGAAGCATAGCAATAACCACAACAACTCAGCGCCGCATCAGAGGACCCGCACATTCCATGATGGTAATGGAAATTCTGGACAACATAAGCATGGAGGCAGTGGACACAACCACCATGGTGGGAACGGACATCAGCACAAAGGAGGAAATGGCCACCACCATAATGGCCAGAAGCGTCTTCACCACAACTCTGGAAGAGGTAATGGCCACAACAATGGAGATAACAATGGCCGAAACCGTTCCAACAACTTCACCGGCAGGGATATCAGCCAAGTGGAGTGCTTCAAATGCAGGAAGACCGGGCACTATGCTAATGATTGCCCAGAGAAGAAGGATGTGAATGCGAAGCCAACCCCGTTTCAGAAGGGACATGTCAACCATGTCAATGTGGAGGAAGTCTATGAGGAGCCAGACGCCGTGATTGGTTCGTTTCTGCTCAATAATTTTCCAGCACTCGtactatttgatactggagcatcaCATTCATTCATATCGAGGGTATTTGTGGATAGAAATAAGATACCTACTAGCACCATAAACAGGCCTATTAAAATAAACTCACCAGGGGGAGAGATGATTGCGACCTATGGGTGTCCCCATTTAACCTTAGAGATTGGAGCACATAGTTTCCCCACTAGCCTGATTGTTTTGGAGTCACAAGGCTTAGATATAATATTGGGCATGAATTGGATGACGGAATATGAAGGTGTCATAGATTGTGCTAATAGAGCAATAATGCTTACAACCCCGGAGAAGAAGCGCATTCGATTTAAGTCCACGTTTGAGCTTAAGGGATCCAACATCAATTCTCTTAAGGGGGTTAGCATAGAGGATGTGCGCATAGTGAGAGATTATCCGGATGTATTTCCAGAGGAGTTACCAGGAATGCCACCTGATAGAGATGTTGAGTTTCTCATTGAATTAATGcctggaactggacctatagctaaGAGACCGTATAAGATGGATGTAGAAGAATTAAAGGAACTTAAGAAACAACTTAGGGAGCAACTGCAAAAGG AGCAGGATATACCTAAGACTGCATTCACTACTAGGTATGGTTTATATGAGTATACAGTTATGccttttggactaacaaatgctccAGCATATTTTATGACTATGATGAACAAGGTATTCCTGGAGTACTTGGATAAATTCGTAgtggtattcattgatgatatattGATATACTCTAAAGATGAAGATGAGCATGAGAAGCATTTGCGTTTGATCATGGAGAAACTTAGGGAACACAAGTTGTATGCTAAATTCAGcaaatgcgagttttggttgaaCAAAGTGGGATTTCTTGGACACATTGTTTCAGCAGAAGGAGTTGCAGTTGATCCAAGTAAGGTAGCAGCTGTGACTGAGTGGGAGTCGCCTAAAAATGCAGGGGAAATCCGAAGTTTCCTAGGACTTGCAGGATATTACCGGAGATTCAtagaaaatttctccaagattgccaaacCGATGACTGAATtattgaagaaggagaagaaattcACTTGGACTGATGAGTGCGAGGCCAGCTTTCAAGAATTGAAGCAACGCCTAGTAAGTGCACCTGTTCTATGTTTGCCTGATATTCAGAAGGATTTTCAAGTATATTGTGATGCCTCTCGTCAAGGACTTGGTAGTGTATTGATGCAAGATGGAAGAGTGGTTTCATATGCCTCGCGCCAACTTAAGCATCATGAGAGGAATTATCCAACGCATGACCTGGAGCTAGCGTCCGTCGTGCATGCACTCAAGGTATGGAGGCATTATCTAATGGGAAAGCATTGTGAGGTGTTTACggatcacaagagtttgaagtaCATATTTACtcagaaagagctgaacatgagacaaaggAGATGGTTGGAATTGAtaaaggattatgatatggattTGCAGTACCACCccggaaa ACTTGGAACCAGATTGGAGTTTAGCACAGCTTTTCATCCGCAGACTGATGGACAAACAGAAAGAGTAAATCAGATTTTGGAGGATATGCTTAGAGCTTGCGCTCTAGATTATGGATCTAGTTGGGATGAGAATTTACCATATGCGGAGttttcctacaacaatagctatcagtcTAGTATTGAGATGGCTCCATTTCAGGCATTGTATGGTAGGAAGTGCAGAACACCATTGTTATGGGATGGAGTTGGAGAGCGTAGTTTCTTTGGACCTGATGTGATCAAGGAAGCTGAGGAGAAAGTTAGACTCATTCGAGATAGGTTGAAGGTAGCTCAATcgagacagaagagttatgcggaTTCCAACCGTAGAGAGGTTACATATGAAGTGGGAGATAGAGCATACCTTAGAGTTTCACCGCTCCGTGGCATTAAGAGGTTTGGAATTAAAGGAAAGTTAGCACCGAGATTCATCGGACCATATAAAATTCTATCACGCAAAGGAGAGGTTGCATATGAGCTAGAATTGCCAGAGGCACTATCAGCAGTTCATAACGTGTTTCATGTATCCCAGTTGAAGAAGTGTCATCCGGAGATGGCAGCCACACCGTTGAGAGACACCATTCCATTGGATGAGGTTCAACTAGAAAGTGATCTTACATATGAGGAGAAGCCTGTCAAGATTCTTGATACAGCAGAGAGGTTTACTCGCACCAAGACGATCAGATTTTGCAAGGTTCAGTGGAATCATCATTCAGAggaggaagcaacttgggagagagAGGATGATCTTCGAGAAGACCACccacacctatttgctagccACTTCGAATCTCGAGGGCGAGAttcatcttaa